In Segatella copri, the DNA window AGCGGTTGGCGAAGTACTGCTGATGAGGAGAACGGTGAGCATCAATAGTGAATGGCACACGCTCCTGACCGATGGTAAGCTGCAGTGTCTTCCAAGGCTTGATGCGGGTATAAGCATCAAGCATCTTGATCTTACCCTCATCACAGAGATCAATCTCAGCCTTATAGCTTACCTGAGGTGTTACATTGCCAGCCACGTTGATGCGGGCTGTACGCACCTCGAATCGTCCCTCCCCTTCTTCGGTCTGGTACTCATACTTGGAGCGGATGGTTCCACCAATGGTCATCGACTTGGTGAATTCCTCAATGCCCTTCTCAACAGAGCTTTTTTCTGTATTCTGAGCATTCATTCCCATCGACACCATCGTGAGTGCCATCAACAAATACGTTTTCTTCTTCATTTCTTACCTTAATTATATATACACGTAAATCTGATTTTCTTTATTCCGAATGAAATCTTTTCCGATGATGCGGAAAGACATCTTCTTCATTTCGACTGCAAAGGTAAGGAGAAGATATTTCTACCGTAAAACATAAGTGTTACAAAGCTGTTACATCACTGATTTTCTGCACCTGTAATATCATTGTAATGATGGCAAAAACAGAGGAATAAACCACTTCATCCGCAAATAAAATAAAAGATATGTCTATATCTCAAATTTTTATGCTATCTTTGCACGGAAATGTGCGAAGATGGCATTTTTTTGTTTACCTTTCGCCTCTTCTTGCGTCATACACATAAAAAGGAACAAATGGAAGAAACAGAATTTGAACATATCGCCCAGGAAATGCGCCCCAGGTTGACGGCACATTGTCAACGCTATCTCTCGGCAGGAACCCTTGCCGAAGAAGCCGATGACATCGTGCAGGAAACCCTGGTGAAGCTCTGGAAGATGCGCGAAAGGCTCTCTGAATACCAGAGCATCGAGTCCCTAGGTATGACGATAGCCAGGAATCTCTGCATCGACCATCTGAGACGCAACAAAGCACAGACGGCATCGCTGGAACAGATGAAGCATCCCGCAGAAATCTGTACGGCAGCAGAGCGTACCGACCAGACCATCATCGGCGAAGATACGCAAAGGCGACTCAACAGGGCGATGGACAGGCTTCCCAGTACGCAGAGAAGAATGCTGCTATTGAGAAGCGAGGGAAAGAGCCTCGATGAGATTGCCGAAATCTGTGGAGCCAACAAGACGAGCACCAAGACGATGATTTCTGCAGCAAGAAGATCATTGTTGAAAATGATGAAGTCATAAACTCTAAAAAGGAAAGAAATGAAGAAACTAGAAGATACAACCTATCGCCACGAGCTGATAGAACGCTACCTCGATGCTGATACCAGCGTGGAGGAAGAACAGGCATTGACTGATTTCTATCACCATTGCGAGGATAAGGATTTAACGGATGAGGATCTCGACATCAGAAACTTGATGCTGGGAATGGAGAACTATACTCCGAATATTCATCAGGTGGGAAAGGAAGATAAACAGTCAGATATGAAAGAGATGTCCCTTGCAACTTCTAAGAAGCACGAAACAAGATGGGTACGCCTCTCTGCGATACTTCTCGCTACGGCAATGCTGGCAGGACTCATCTTCCTGCTCTTCCCTATCAAGGATTATTTCTCATCCTCTTCCGAACAACCTGGTCTTGCCAATCTGGTTCCTACAGAGCAGATGGTTCGTTCGCAGCCATCTTCCGAGGATGAAGACGGGAACCTGAACGCATACGAAAAGATGGAGCGTGCCGACTCCCTTTTCCTGGCTGCAACCCAGAATATCGTGACTCCACAGGAAATGAAGTCAAGCAAGATATCCCTTACCAAAAGAAAGAATATCTCAGGAAGAAGTGAGAACCATACAGGGAAGACTGCAGGAAATACAGAAGAGACCTCTTCTGACAATAAGGAGAAAACTTCCGGCAATGCCGAAAAGACCTCTTCTGAAACAGAAAGAAGCATTCATGAAGATTTCAATCAGATTTATGAAGTAGCCTCTGCCGCCCTGCCTTCTGCCGAACAGCTTACCATCAACCGCCAAGGCGATAACATCGTTATCTCAACCCTGGACAACGACGGCAACATGCAGCATTACACCATCAATATCAAAGAAACACAAGATGGTAGTTATCAGCTACTTCCATTAGCACAGTTAAACGAATGATAAAACATTTCACGCTTATGAAAAAGTATATTTTCACCATTGCATTTGCCCTGCTGGGCATAACCAGCAGTATGGCATCCAAGGCAGATACCCTGCGTATCTACACCATCGACGGCGAGCGCATTCCAAACTTCACCGGCAAGGAACTCATCGGTAAAACCATCAAGAATTACCAGGTAAACACCAACGTCCTGCCGGCACCCAAAAGAGATGTGATAGAGAGTCATATCATCACCACTACCACACCTCCTGCCCCCAAGCCAGCCCCTCACTATCTGGTCAAGGGCAGAGAGCAGGAGCTGACTAAAGAGGAATTCAACAAGATTTCTCCCAGCAAAATCAAAGCCATCGAGATCTTGAAAGAGGGCACCAAAGCCATTCAGGAAAGAGGCCTGAAAGAGGATGGCAGAAGCTACATCATCGTTACTCTGGAGAAATAACAGACAAAACATATCCCTTTTTCTTCAGCGACTCAATCTTAACGGTCACATCATGCTGAAGAGCATGGCGGAGATACGTCATCTGCACATTCACAGCCAGGGAGTTGGCATAGCTTACGGTACCCCACACCGCCTCCTGTATCATCTCCTTACTTACTACATTGCCGATATTCTTCGCCAACAGACGGAGGATGTCGGCTTGTCGGCTGGTGATGAGCACACGAGAGGAACGGGTGCGAAGCTCATTGTTATTATAGCAGAAAGTGGTTTCACCGAAATGATACACCTCCTCTTCTATCGTCTCACTCTCATTCATAGAGAACCGCTCCTCTATTCTTGCCAGCAACTCTTCCGGATAGAAGGGTTTGGCAAGATAATCGTTTGCCTTCAGGGAGAAACCTTTCAGTCGATCGTTCTTCTCCGTACGGTCAGTGAGAAAGAAGATAAGCACCTTCGGGTCGATGGTTCTGATGCACTCGGCCACCTCATAGCCATCCATCTCCGGCATATTGATATCGAGCAATACCAGGTCGGGCTTCACCTCAGAGAACTGCTCCCATGCCTTCTTGCCATTGCCGGCATAAGTCACATCGTAGCCATGCTGCTGCAGGAAACTCTTCAGCAACATGGAATACTTCAAGTCATCGTCTGCAAATAATATCTTGATCATTTTTTCTGTTGTTTATAGCGTTAAACCGGATGCATCAGGAGTGCTGCGGGATGACTATTGAAATTCTGGTTCCCTTGCCCACTTCGCTCTGCATCATTTTTCTGCCCCCATGGGCCTTCACAATCATATCAACAAAACTCAAGCCCAAGCCGATGCCCGGCTGCATCATATCCGGGTAAGCATTGCTGCGATAGAACTTCGTCCAGACTCTCTGCTGCTCGTCGGGCGAAATTCCGATACCATTATCTGATACAGAAATCATGACTTCCTCCTTCTCGGTATCTCGGCAGGCAACATGGATATTGACTATGTCGCCAGAATACTTCACCGAGTTCTCCATCAGATTGCTGACCACATTCAGAAGCTGGTCTCTATCTCCCATCATCCGGTCGGAAGTGCGCTGGTAATCGAGCGAAGCATTCACCTCCTTCTGCTTATTCTTTCGATAAACTGCCACCAGATTCTGCAAGGCGGCATGGATATCGAAAGAAGTTATCTGGAGCGGGATATGTTCCTCTGCCCTGATTACTTCCCGGAGTTTGGCGAGATAGGCAGTCAGGTTATCGCTCTCCTCTCTTACCGTCTCCATGATAAGGGCATTCTCATCCTTCTCATCTGTCTTTTGAGCAGAGAATACGGATACACACATCTTCAGCGTCTGCACGGGGCGTTTCAGCTCGTGAATCATCGTATGCACGAAGTCGCTTCGCATCTTATCCACCTTCTTCTGCAGGAGCATCACCTTGATGAGATAAGCTATGCTCAGGAGAAGCATGATGGTAACCAGGAGACTTCCTATCATCTGCCACATCATTCCCTTCAGGATGGGCAGCATCGGCACCTGCATCCTCATCTGCATCGACTGATACCGGATAGGATTGAAAGGCACTTCCACCAGCATTTCGTGATGAAACAAGGTAGGAGGCTCTACGATTCTTGTCTGCCACAGACGATGCTTTCCCGTCTTCATCTCTGCCCCGATGAAATCATTGCCCAGTTTCCTACTGATGAAACGGTCAAAATGCGCCTTGTCAAAGTGGGTAAGCTGGTAAGTGGTGTAAGTATTCAGGCAATCAAAAGAATTGTTGGAATCCGTCTCACGCAAATCGAAAGTATCTCTCTTCTCCATCACGTTGCCGAATCCCGGCTTGCTATACACCACTCCACCAATGATTGTATCCGTATCCAGCGGAGAGCAAATCGTTGTACAGGGACGCTTGCTGTCTGAAAAATATGCAGTAACGACATAACCGATATGTGATTTTTCTCTTACCGCCGCTCCGATATTTGTCTGATAGGCAATAATCGCCCGTTCCGCCTTTTCGGCGTTTTTCTTCCCCATCTCTCCCATCGAATAGGTTACGCTATTATAGAGCCAATAGGTCTGCAAGCCTATCAGCAGGAAAGAGGAAAGGATGGCGAGCAGCCAGACTTGTTTGATTCTTCTATTCATATCATTTTTTCTTTTTCAATGCAAAGGTACGAAGATTTCATTATATATAATAAGGTGAAGCAAGATTATTTTGCCAGCGTAATGTTTCAGTAATGATTATTTGCATTTTTGAGCCCGAAAAGCTGTTCCTTTGCAAACGAAAACAAAAAACAAGGAAGAATATGAAGAAAGAAACAGTTTTATGGGCGATGCTAGCCACCACCACCTGTGCAACTGCACAAAATGGGAAATTCCCGACATCTGGAGTTTCCGTAGACTCGGTACAGACGGAAAAAGATTCGATCAAAGCTAACCAAGAAGCTGAGAGCAAAGCAGACAAGGAGGCCGAGATTCAAGCCGTAACCGTAACAGGTCATCGCCCGATGTACAAAATGAGAAACGAGACCCTGGT includes these proteins:
- a CDS encoding RNA polymerase sigma factor; amino-acid sequence: MEETEFEHIAQEMRPRLTAHCQRYLSAGTLAEEADDIVQETLVKLWKMRERLSEYQSIESLGMTIARNLCIDHLRRNKAQTASLEQMKHPAEICTAAERTDQTIIGEDTQRRLNRAMDRLPSTQRRMLLLRSEGKSLDEIAEICGANKTSTKTMISAARRSLLKMMKS
- a CDS encoding sensor histidine kinase, giving the protein MNRRIKQVWLLAILSSFLLIGLQTYWLYNSVTYSMGEMGKKNAEKAERAIIAYQTNIGAAVREKSHIGYVVTAYFSDSKRPCTTICSPLDTDTIIGGVVYSKPGFGNVMEKRDTFDLRETDSNNSFDCLNTYTTYQLTHFDKAHFDRFISRKLGNDFIGAEMKTGKHRLWQTRIVEPPTLFHHEMLVEVPFNPIRYQSMQMRMQVPMLPILKGMMWQMIGSLLVTIMLLLSIAYLIKVMLLQKKVDKMRSDFVHTMIHELKRPVQTLKMCVSVFSAQKTDEKDENALIMETVREESDNLTAYLAKLREVIRAEEHIPLQITSFDIHAALQNLVAVYRKNKQKEVNASLDYQRTSDRMMGDRDQLLNVVSNLMENSVKYSGDIVNIHVACRDTEKEEVMISVSDNGIGISPDEQQRVWTKFYRSNAYPDMMQPGIGLGLSFVDMIVKAHGGRKMMQSEVGKGTRISIVIPQHS
- a CDS encoding response regulator transcription factor, encoding MIKILFADDDLKYSMLLKSFLQQHGYDVTYAGNGKKAWEQFSEVKPDLVLLDINMPEMDGYEVAECIRTIDPKVLIFFLTDRTEKNDRLKGFSLKANDYLAKPFYPEELLARIEERFSMNESETIEEEVYHFGETTFCYNNNELRTRSSRVLITSRQADILRLLAKNIGNVVSKEMIQEAVWGTVSYANSLAVNVQMTYLRHALQHDVTVKIESLKKKGYVLSVISPE